The following is a genomic window from Corvus moneduloides isolate bCorMon1 chromosome 7, bCorMon1.pri, whole genome shotgun sequence.
AGAGGAGGCAGTGCTGTGaacatttttgtggttttgctggGCAATGTGCAATGGAGTTTTCTCATGGGAACCACAGCATGCCAGGGAGAAAAGCTGCCTCTGCCGCCTCGTCTGCTCTGTTGGGATACTGGATCACACCCCAAAGACGGAGGAGAGAGCCCCAGTCACTCCAGTTTCAGGAAAAAGCTGGGCTGACCCACACTGCTTTGCAGAGGGGCTCTAGGGGCAGGTGCTGCTCGTTCCTCCAGGCAACAGGTATTTTTCCTCAGGCAGCATCCCTTCCGTGCAGTCAGCGGCAGCTTCACCTGCAGGGTGATTTTAGGATTGGGCAAGCGCTGATTTGGGGCACGGACTTGccagcaggctggagagcagcgtGCCTGGTCCGGGTCAGGGTGTGCAATGCAGACAGAGCTCCCGCCAGCCGCCCACCCGTCCGTGCCGTGCCCGCgtgggcagggccggggccgcACAGAGGGGCCCTGTGTGGCACCCGCCAGCGCCCTGCCCCACGGCCGGCAGCCCCTACGCGATCCAGGGTCACAAACAACGGGGAAACAGGGACATACCCCCTGCAGGAATGCAAGTTTTTAGAGTTTGggtgttacaaaaaaaaaaaaaaaaaaagggtgtcAAAAAAGGGCGCTTGCATTTCCCCAGCTCCAGAATGCAGTCCTGCATCCttagaaaacttttaaaaactttgttCCTAgattatatattaatttttagaCGGTTTTTATGTAGTTTTGGTGACAGTGATTTGACATAGACGCTACAAAGCCTCAGCCTTCTGTTGGAAAAACTGAAGGGGAAAGTCAATTTTGTTTGGAGTTGTTTACCAAAGAGGCAGGTCATGACTCTGCTTCCTGCCTGGCCTCTCCTCCTCAGACAAACAGCCATGAGGTGCAACGGAGCCGAGGTATGGATGAGAAggcaaggaaaaaggaaaggatacCCTGTCTGAAAAGTATTCCCAGCTCTAGGCAGAGCAGGACGTTGCCTACAAGACAAGCGTATTTTATcgaggctttttttcccctcactcgCTGATTTTTTCCACCcatttaatgcttttttctATTGTTATCTGCACTAAATATGAGTTTCTTAATTTATTACTTATAACTTTATTTATCACTGAAACGTGACTTAAAAATGCATTGTTTAACCCATTCTCCATCAGTAAAACAAATACACGCTCTCATTTCTCCTCGCTTGAAATGCTACTCGGTACTTTCGCACCGGTTTCCGTACAGCTGCGTTTCGCACCCCAGGCCGGCCCTTTCTGCCCCCTCCGCCGCCCCCGGGGCGGTGTGCCGGCAGCGGCAGGGGCCCCTCCGCTCGGTTCCCGTGGTGTTTTTCCATTGCGGGACCGAGCGGGAAGTTGGGAGCCGCGTTATTcccgcgggggcggcgcggAGGGGTCGCGGCCCCGGCGCGGTACGGCCGCGAGGgggcgctgccgctgccggtgCCGCCCCCGCCGGGCGCTGCGTCACGCGGCGGCCGCGCGTGGGCGGGCGGCGGAGCGCGCGCGGGCTCTCGCCATGTGACCGCGCGGGAGGGGGCGGCGtgcgcggggggcgggggccgctccctccctccctccctcccctctttccctcccctcccctctttccctccttccctccctccctccctccctcccgcccgcccgcccgctcGTCCCCCGCGCGCGGCGAAGGTGCGGCCGCGACGAGGCGAGgtgcggcggggcggccgcgcgcctccccggcggcggcggcggcggcggtaGCGAGGCGGTGGCGGGGACAGGCTCGCCCACCCGCCCCGTCGATGGGAAAGGAGGAGCCtgggcggggggggcgcgggcagGAACTTCGGCGGGGCTGAGTCTGCGGCCCCGGGACGGCACCGAGGGGAGCCCCGGGcagccggcggcggcggccaaCTGCAGAGTACGTGCGGGGCGGCCGGGGGCGCGggcagcgcggccccggcgccgcGGGGCACAGCCGGAAGGAGCGGGCGGGTCGTGCGTGGGTGATTCCCGGAGAAATCCGGCGCGGGGGGGACGGGGGAGTGGGCGGAAAGTGCAGAAGCGTCCCCGCCGTGTGTgcgccgcggggcgggggggccgcggggcgggggcggcgggcgggacGGCGcggacgggacgggacgggcgGAGGAGGCGCCCCGGCGGCGGGGTCCCGGGCGGGGGGCGGTGGGGCCGGCGTGGCACCGGCCGCCCCCCGGGCTCTGTGGGGCCGTGCCCCTCCGCGGCTCGGACGCGAGGGATTGTCCGGCCGCGGCGGCGCCCCGCGGGGTAGCCCCGACGGAAAAGCCGCCCCGAGGAGGTTCCTGTCACCGGGCTCAGCGGCCGCGAACTTTGTGTGGGGAGCGCAGCCCCCCGTCCGTGCCCGCGCTGTGGGCTTCTTTCCCGTGGGCTCCATCCCGCGGTGCGGGACCCTGCTCCGGAGGTATTTGTGCGCTCGTCTCGTCCTTACGCGAGGGGGTTTTTGCACGTTTCAAGTTTCTCATTAGTTGCGGCGAGGTACGGATTTGTACGTAAACGCGGAGCTCACTCATCGGCTGTATTTTGGCACATCTCAGAGCTAGACAAGACTATTTAATTTGCGAAGTCTCTCTTCTGCAGCTACATGtaattttctcctcctgctAAAAGTCCTTTGGAAACGCTGCAGAAATGTAATGAATATGCAAAGCAGCCAGCTCTCAAACCCAAACCCAGTTTGTCTTCAGAGACTTTTCAAAACGCCCAAAGTGATCAAGATACATTATGAAATAATCACTTTTGCCTAAAATACAGGGAAGTGATGTTTCACACTTTCTCCTTGTATTCCTAATTTAATTGGTGACAGCTCAATTAGAATTCACCTGAAATAAAATCTCTAAAAATCAGCTAGAGTTGCTCGATTGCTTTTACTTCCAGTGCAGCCTTAAAAAGCAGGACAGCTGCTCGTGAAGTCCTTGTCCCATGCGTACATCCCACAGCTCCCGAGTTTTCCTTTTCCCGGTGCTTCACCCACATCCACCACCTGCCTACTTCATCCGTGTATCTTCCTGCCACCTCCGGGAAGTGTGCGGCTCGGAGCGGGCACGACGAGGAAGGAACGGGTGTTTTCCAGTGGTTAAAGATGCTGAGCGTGGCTGCTACTGCCGCTGCCCGCTGTCTTGATAGAGGAAGCAGGAATAGGTGCACTAGCTgtttacaaatatttaagatcactctgtgctgtctctgtggtttttgttttcctttttcccaggaGTTATGTTTGTGGTCAGAGTTAAGGTGACAGCCAGCGTTTGGAGAGGAGGGCATGGCATGTGGGGTGATGGGCTGTGGATGTGAATGAGGTAATGTGGAAAATCAGAATGCATGGTTGTGGGTTGCAAAGGCTGAGTGAAAATCTAACTTGTGACTTCCTGGTTCTCCTATGGCTATAACAGTATGCAGCCTTGCGtgtattttaaacagctttGTCTGCTGTGGGGAGTTTTCTggcttctttgttttttctataTGTGAAAAACATAAGAGAtggctgctcttccctgtgtgTTCTGATACTTCTCACTGGTATGGACAGCAAgcaaagaagggagagaagtAGCAGCTCAAGTGCCATGGTTGTGTTCATTTATTCCTGTAGACCTCCCTGTGCAAGCTTTGCATTCCTGCCTCTTGCTGGGAAAAGGGTTTGCAGTTGGCCATGTGTTAGATGTACCTGCTTGCTCCTGAGGCAGCAGATCGTTCTGGCTGGCTTCTTAGGGTTTGCCAGAGGACATGACCAGGCTGTTACTCCTGAACCAGGTTGGTTTGGGATCACAGATTAGACAGCCTAAGACTTATCGAGCAGGCTGCACAAGAGGGGGATCACACATGGTGCCCCAGGGCCTTATCCAAGATGCTCTTCCTGGTGAGGAGCAGACAGGAGTAGGCTGTGAGCTCGTCCTGCATCTTCTTGCTGTGTAACCTCTTCTCGTGCTCACCCTTTGTCCCAAAAGCACAGTCCCCAATGCACTAAGAAGTGAAAACGGTGGAAAGCAGTACTTCAGGTCTCTTAGATACAGCTTAAAGGTCACCTGAAAGATGTGGGGCGCTGAGACTTGAGTGGGTGTGCTAAGGCTTTGCGTAGCCGGCCAGgtgagcagagccagcagcagcagcagtgccaggtgTCCTTTGGGTTAACCTCCTCGGGTTCTGGCAGTGCTATGCTGCTTTCTCAGCACTCCTTGCTTGTTGCTTGTCCTCTTCCTAAGCCTCATCTTACTCCTGCAGGTGGACTAGCATAGCTGCTTCCCGGGCTTTGTAGGCTGTGAGCTGGGCTGAACGAGGGACCGGACCGGTCATGTCTGGAGAAACAGCatagctggcagcaggagaggccATCTCAGAAAGGGAAGGGAGCCTTCCCCTTgttaaaatttagaaataacTTGGGATGGCATTGAGGTGAGTGCTGGAGGAACTCTGTTTAATGCAAGGAGAAAAGAGGTCAAAAGGAGGAGTGTTTGAAAATGCCTTCTCTGCAGAAATCAGTAGCAGTTGTACGTGGAAAAATTGCTCGGCCCTCTCAGGAGTTAGTGTACtgaatttgaaaaacagaatggGTCTGTAAAGTATGAAACAAAGGGATTTCAGTCTTGCTTTAAATGCAAATCGCAATGCAGTCTGAACCGTGGAGTCACTGCTGACACCTCCATAGTACATATTAATCCAGTTTTATCTGTCATGAGGAGATTTGTTGATTAGAAGCCTCTAGGTAAAGGCTGCTTGTGGACTGgtgctgctcttccagcctgTGGGCTGGAAAAATGAGTTCAGTTCCATGGCTTGCCTGGAGCTCTTAGGCTCTGTGTAATTTCACTGCCACCGTCCTTCCAAGATTCAATTTAGCTCTCTGCAAAGAGCCCATTTATGTAGATTTATGTAGATTTTGTGCTGAGATTAATGACTTTCAGAGGAAAAGGGTCTTCCTTTAAAAGTTATATAAGTTAATTTGTGGTATTGATGGTGAAAAGTCAGGAGCGTTTGAAATGGGAGGGTAGGAACAGTTTACTGAAATACCACTAAACATAAGCTGTTAATTTTGTTTGTCTTGACAAAGTTTGTCTAGAGTGGATTTTTCTAAGAAATCTAGTcaaataatgacatttttaaaatagtgaatTCTGTGCCCTGAAAAGGGTTACTTTTAAGtgattttcctcattttccttgtTGCTTCTTGTATCTTTGGGTGTAGACAGTAGGTGATTGATTTTCTGCAGTTAACTATAATTTCTGAAGCCAAACTGTGTTTCTAAACTTTGTAGCTCTTAAATGTTTACAGTTTCACCCTGAGTTCCAAAGAGTGTAGTTGATTAGCTCTGAAGCTCACCAACAGCTCCTTGAGGTAGCTGCTCAAATCTAAACTGCTATTGCTGTCCCTTCTGCTTTACGCATTCTGGCACACAAGGAATGATATGTTCAGCtggtggtttgggggttttgtatgttttgggtcttttttttttttccctgggctCCATCTCTCTTCCTGAAGAGATTGAATGAAGGTATCCTGTTGCTGCCACATACATTTCTGGAAAGTTTCTGTTGgcctcttgattttatttttctctagtaGAGTTAAATCAGAATTTTGTAGTAAAAGCCTGGTCTTCCAGATGCCTCCTGAATAGAAGTTGGGCTCTGTTTGTTTCGTCTGTATATTTGGCTTGCTGAAGAAAAGgctcatatttaaaaaaaaaaaaacccaaaacacccaGACCATTTCTTTATaatattttacatgttttaCAATAGGCAAAAGCAcatactgtaaaaataatttctcttggAGTTTTGATAACCAATCTCCCAATGCCCCATAGCAAATGTATTTGCTTGCACTGCAGTTTTGGAGGAAGGGGAGTTGCacattattaaaatacttttccccCAGCATGTGCAAATCTTTCTGTAGGTATTGTTTTTTAGGTTACTACAGTGTGTTTTTTCAAGTCCAGTGTGATAGTAGAGCCAGAGCAATGTTAGCAGACCTGCTCAATGTTTCAGTTCTGTTACTTTCTCAACCAAACTATAAATTACATGCTTTAGACCTTATTGATTGGTGGTTTAACTTAATACAGTAATACTGGAAATTATCTGCTTGTGGCTGTGAAAGCCACCGTAGAGTGaagaggtgtgtgtgtgagatcTTAGAATTCTCTTGAGGAGTTTATTATTTGTGGTATAACTGGATAAGGGGTTTATGAAGTTGAAACTTGTGCAAATGTTTTTTCCTGCCGCCGTAAGGGCTGAACACTGCAGCAGTCTGTCTGTTGGGAGCCTTTAAGCACAATTGCTGTATTGCTGAGTGGTATTTCATGTCTCAAGTGTCAGTGACAAGGCAGCCTTGTTAGCAAATGAAACGGGCAGGTGAACGCAAACTAAGGTTTTTAAACTATATATGTTGGAATCCATCagtatttttgctttgtctgcagcagTTGGTGGTATAATTAAGATCAGCAGAGGCATTAGGTCCTTTTTATGTGAAACAGGTAAAACTGTAGAAATACTTGGTTCTTAAAACACCCTTTTACTGACCCAGCTTCGTTAATCCTCTGGGGTTCTGTGAAgcacttttcttctttgctttccttttacaGTCCTCCACACtttaggggggaaaaatgaTGCGACAGTTAAGAAGAATTGAAGCTGATGAGCTTTTCAGGAAATCAAGTATTCTGTAATTCTTCAGAATGTGTTTTGTGATCATTTTGATTTTAAGATATAAGAGAATTGAGTAGAAGCTTTGAGCGATATTGACTGACATTCTTGGGAATAAATATGAAGTGGGAATGTTGAAAACAAGCTGGCTTCATGTTTGAATCATCTTTTTTGTAGGTACATCACAACTATCTgctgatttggtttttttccaaaaatgtttccattaagTTAACAAGTCAAAAAATAGAGCTTTTGCccctttttcatttcagtgtgtGTTCTTGtaatgagagaaagaaatgctcTCCTCTGACTTGACAGCCTTGTGGAAAGATGAGTAGTGGGACAGTGCATCTGGATGTCAGTGCTTTGGTGCTcatcttctctctgtttttactGTTTGCAGGTTCTGTCATCCGTGATGGCGTCAGCTCTACCCAGAACCCTCGGAGAACTGCAGCTGTATCGAATACTACAAAAAGCAAATCTCTTATTCTACTTCGATGCCTTCATTCAGCAGGGTGGTGATGAtgtccagcagctctgtgaagcAGGGGAAGAGGAGTTTTTGGAGATAATGGCTCTCGTAGGCATGGCTAGCAAGCCACTTCATGTCCGACGGCTGCAGAAGGCTTTGAGGGACTGGGTCACAAACCCTGGCCTTTTTAACCAGCCTCTCACCTCCTTACCAGTCAGCAGCATTCCAATATATAAGCTGCCAGAAGGGTCTCCTGCGTGGCTGGGGATATCCTGCAGCAGCTACgaaaggaacagcagcaccagagaGCCTCACCTGAAGATTCCGAAATGCGCTGCCACGACGTGCGTGCAGAGCGTGGGCACGAGCAAATCTGATGTGGTGGGGAGCTtatcactgcagagcagcagtgaacCAAGACTCTGGCAAGGACACCACACCACAGAGAGTGAGCACAGCCTTTCCCCGGCTGACCTTGGCTCTCCAGCCTCACCAAAGGAAAACAGCGAGAcgctggatgctgctgctgctctgtcagtTGCTGAATGTGTAGAACGTATGGTTCCCTCCCTGCCCAAAAGTGACTCCAATGAAGTCAAGGAgttactgaaaacaaataagaaaCTGGCAAAGATGATTGGTCACATCTTTGAGATGAGTGACGATGACCCTCACAAAGAGGAGGAGATCAGGAAGTACAGTGCAATATATGGCAGATTTGACTCGAAAAGAAAGGATGGCAAGCATCTCACCCTCCATGAGGTAAAACACCTTGAGTGGCACTAGGCTTCCTCCCCTATTCTTACACCTTTGATGAGATGTGTTTATAGGGTGCAATTGTTGTATGGGTACTTCTTGCTGAGTGATGAGAGTCGTGTATTTGGTAGTTGTGTGTAGGCAGTCCTGGCCCAACATGGAAATCTCAGGTACAGCAAAAGTCCCCTTTTGTGGGTGGGTAtgggtgggtgtgggtgtgcACGTGCTGATTTCAGCTTGGTGTCTTCAGACTGCTTGGTTGCTGGTGCGGCCTGTCAGGCAGACGGGTTAGAAAGTTTGGCACTGAAATAGCAACCAGAATTGCACTAAGCATGGCCTTTGGGATCCTATGGATTTGGTACATTTTAAAAGAGGTCCTGTCGTGATATTTCCTTGCAGCTTTGAGAGTAGACTTGCTTGGAAGATCAGTAACTAAAATTGCTTGTGTCTGATGTGGTTACTACCCTCTGCTGTCTTCCCTCAAGACTCTGCTCTGTAGCTTGTGCACTTGAGGTAAAAAGGATTCTGTCAATGAGGTCCCTAAACCCAGTGGcatggattttttatttttttacttggaTTGGGATGAAGCTCAATTATACAACCTGTGGTGTTTTTTTGGCACGGTGGTCTTAAACCTGTCAAGTGACATGCAGACCATatgaggaggaagggaaaggactGTCTCCAGTATTCATGGGTGGCTGTAATCTGAATGTTTGTCCTTTAATCCCTCAGTAGCATCTCTTCCCTCTTGTCTTTGAAAGTCCATGTGGGCCTCCCTTGCTCCTCTTGTGGCATTCCTGAGGCTCACACTGCATGTGTTGTAATGCAATAGGTGTGTCTGTGTGGGGAGTAGTTTCCTAGAGCCAAAGTACAGTACAAGAGGAGAACAAACATTAATTCAAAGCAGTGCCAAAACACTGTTGATATGAATGCTGCATCAGCATTTTCACAGTTAACAGTGATTGCAAAATTTCAGTTGGATTTAAAATTTGGCATGTAAGGCTTAGCtcccaaaaggaaaagcagtgtttATGTTACAGGAGTGCCAAAAAAACTGTACTGGCTTTAGCCTTTTTTTGCTTGAAGAAGAAGTTTTGTAGGTATGTGATCCATAGCATAAGACTGAGTTCTCTTTATGCTTCGGAGTAGAAGGGCAGAAGGAAACAAGGCgtatttctttacatttttgtttatatatttacatttataagGCAACTGCACATCACCAGCAGTGACTTGACAAGGGCTTTTACTGCAGACTGGGGAGACACTTCCACAGTAGTCAGCCACATTCCTACCACACAGTTCTAGTTGTGCAGCTTTCACTTACGTGCTTTGTGGCTTTATGTCAAACACTTATAATCTATGAATTCATCCACTGTGCAAGATGAGATCTCATCTTACTCCCCTGACCTTGTGGAAGTCTCTCTCGTAACAGAACAAGTTGTGTATGAGATGGAGGCAGGATTTGAAAGGATTAATTGTGTAGATGCCCTGTGTACATGGCTGCAGATTCAGGATTCAGAGAAAGGGGGTTCTCCCCACCTGAGGATGGAGGCACTTGAGGCGTACAGCATGTGTGGCTGTGTGCTTTCACAGCCTCTCTCTGGAGCAGCGACTGCAGAAAATGCTCTGAAATCTGGGCAGACTTCTTGTTTAGGATAATTTTCTGGCATCCAGCAGTGTACTGGAAGGTGGGCTCCGGGGCACCTTTTGTGTAGGCTCAGGCATGGCTGTGCAAAGCTGGAGGTATGAACACTGGGGTAGTGATTGAAGGAGCAGGATAGCAATAACCTGGAAGAAAGGACAACTGCTCTGccttgttaattttttttagtattgcACTACAGATCTTTACTACATCATTGTAAAACCACGTTTAAAAATGGAATGAGAGCATGGTTTGGctttaggaaatatttctatcACTATT
Proteins encoded in this region:
- the NAB1 gene encoding NGFI-A-binding protein 1 isoform X1, with the translated sequence MASALPRTLGELQLYRILQKANLLFYFDAFIQQGGDDVQQLCEAGEEEFLEIMALVGMASKPLHVRRLQKALRDWVTNPGLFNQPLTSLPVSSIPIYKLPEGSPAWLGISCSSYERNSSTREPHLKIPKCAATTCVQSVGTSKSDVVGSLSLQSSSEPRLWQGHHTTESEHSLSPADLGSPASPKENSETLDAAAALSVAECVERMVPSLPKSDSNEVKELLKTNKKLAKMIGHIFEMSDDDPHKEEEIRKYSAIYGRFDSKRKDGKHLTLHELTVNEAAAQLCVKDNALLTRRDELFALARQISREVTYKYTYRTTKSKCGERDELSPKRIKIEDGYPDFQDTVQTLYQQDKMPLALAKGKSEDPSALNSQSEKVMAKQMEFLCNQAALERRLSTGCYRQNSEEHSPNGMSLDNADGQGERPLNLRMSNLPSRQMQHISLDGEQHVGKSLCSDLIRLYPSGEAKSQSSEGLGILKDFPHSAFNNIERKVIKTEPEDTR
- the NAB1 gene encoding NGFI-A-binding protein 1 isoform X2; this translates as MASALPRTLGELQLYRILQKANLLFYFDAFIQQGGDDVQQLCEAGEEEFLEIMALVGMASKPLHVRRLQKALRDWVTNPGLFNQPLTSLPVSSIPIYKLPEGSPAWLGISCSSYERNSSTREPHLKIPKCAATTCVQSVGTSKSDVVGSLSLQSSSEPRLWQGHHTTESEHSLSPADLGSPASPKENSETLDAAAALSVAECVERMVPSLPKSDSNEVKELLKTNKKLAKMIGHIFEMSDDDPHKEEEIRKYSAIYGRFDSKRKDGKHLTLHELTVNEAAAQLCVKDNALLTRRDELFALARQISREVTYKYTYRTTKSKCGERDELSPKRIKIEDGYPDFQDTVQTLYQQDKMPLALAKGKSEDPSALNSQSEKVMAKQMEFLCNQAALERRLSTGCYRQNSEEHSPNGMSLDNADGQGERPLNLRMSNLPSRQMQHISLDGEQHVGKSLCSDLIRLYPSEGLGILKDFPHSAFNNIERKVIKTEPEDTR